The following proteins come from a genomic window of Trifolium pratense cultivar HEN17-A07 linkage group LG4, ARS_RC_1.1, whole genome shotgun sequence:
- the LOC123923311 gene encoding protein RMD5 homolog: MELSSVKDAFDRVSKKQKLSSSKTQEMFDQIRQEIEGVLDKMQSANNTDQVLDYKTVLNELKDSVLKIAPLGQMESTQKEFNVALSKYGKHLEKYFTPDISKAYRNIDFDIHTLNQIIANHFYRQGLFDVGDHFLNAVGEPESAAIMKSPFLEMYQILQAMENQNLEPALNWASTNSDKLAQSGSDIVLKLHSMQFIKILQNGGGRDEALHYARTHISPFATSHIADVQKLMTCLLWPGKLEKSPYHALLSPSNWDRLAEELKRQFCNLLGQSYNSPLSVTVAAGIQVLPALLKFMNVMAGKKQEWQSMNHLPVPIEMDKEFQFHSIFVCPVSKEQATEENPPMLMSCGHVLCKQSILKMSKNSTKVFKCPYCPFDIDAAQCKQLYL; encoded by the coding sequence ATGGAGCTAAGTTCTGTTAAAGATGCTTTTGACCGAGTTTCTAAGAAGCAAAAGTTATCCAGTTCTAAGACTCAAGAGATGTTTGATCAGATCAGACAAGAAATTGAGGGTGTTTTAGACAAAATGCAGTCAGCCAATAACACTGACCAAGTGCTTGATTATAAAACTGTCCTGAATGAGCTGAAGGATAGTGTACTTAAAATTGCTCCACTTGGCCAAATGGAAAGTACACAGAAGGAGTTCAATGTAGCACTCAGCAAGTACGGGAAGCATCTTGAGAAATATTTCACCCCTGATATATCAAAAGCTTACAGAAACATCGACTTTGATATACACACTTTAAATCAAATTATTGCCAACCATTTTTATCGCCAGGGCCTTTTTGATGTAGGGGACCATTTTTTAAATGCAGTCGGAGAGCCTGAATCTGCTGCAATTATGAAATCTCCATTCTTGGAAATGTATCAAATACTCCAAGCCATGGAGAATCAGAACTTGGAACCAGCCCTCAACTGGGCTTCCACTAATTCTGACAAACTTGCTCAAAGTGGATCTGACATTGTGTTGAAACTTCACTCGATgcaatttataaaaatacttcAAAATGGTGGAGGTAGAGATGAAGCTCTTCATTATGCAAGAACTCACATTTCTCCTTTTGCTACCAGTCATATTGCCGATGTCCAGAAACTTATGACTTGTCTTCTTTGGCCTGGAAAGCTTGAAAAGTCTCCATACCATGCATTACTTTCCCCATCTAACTGGGATAGATTGGCTGAGGAACTTAAAAGACAGTTCTGCAATCTTTTGGGACAATCATACAACAGTCCGCTGAGTGTGACAGTAGCAGCAGGGATCCAGGTTTTGCCAGCTCTCCTTAAATTTATGAATGTCATGGCAGGAAAGAAGCAGGAATGGCAGTCTATGAACCACTTACCAGTGCCGATCGAGATGGACAAGGAATTTCAGtttcattcaatttttgtttGCCCTGTCTCAAAGGAACAAGCAACCGAGGAAAACCCTCCAATGTTGATGTCCTGTGGCCATGTCCTCTGTAAGCAATCTATCTTGAAAATGTCTAAGAATAGCACAAAAGTTTTTAAGTGCCCGTACTGTCCCTTTGATATTGATGCAGCACAGTGCAAGCAACTATATTTGTGA
- the LOC123922948 gene encoding uncharacterized protein LOC123922948 has protein sequence MFDESLPSPLLWPGLIPSFFLLRLVTPLSSQFHLSSAFVGVSLPGLVLRRPDGSAVGAATRVHNGVADAATGEAMGLNDAMDWVEKLGEHKVIFELDSQIIVKAVKEKAMIRKGWGCVTRRCKRFLEVNPEANIRWVPRAANKAAHELAKWADHEPNREWLNTTPPCIWSLIQKDKSLIVFP, from the exons ATGTTTGACGAATCTCTTCCTTCACCACTTCTATGGCCAGGTTTGATTCCTTCATTTTTCTTACTTCGCCTTGTTACTCCTCTATCATCACAGTTCCATCTTTCCTCTGCTTTTGTTGGTGTTTCCCTTCCCG GGTTGGTTCTGAGACGGCCGGATGGAAGCGCCGTTGGAGCTGCAACTAGGGTTCATAATGGGGTAGCGGACGCGGCAACTGGAGAAGCGATGGGACTGAACGACGCCATGGACTGGGTTGAAAAGTTAGGAGAACACAAGGTTATCTTCGAATTGGATTCTCAAATTATAGTGAAAGCGGTGAAAGAGAAAGCGATGATTCGAAAGGGATGGGGCTGCGTGACTCGCCGGTGCAAGCGCTTCCTTGAGGTGAACCCTGAAGCCAACATCAGATGGGTTCCTAGGGCTGCAAACAAGGCTGCTCATGAGTTAGCAAAATGGGCCGATCATGAGCCCAATAGAGAGTGGTTAAATACTACACCCCCCTGTATTTGGTCTCTTATACAAAAAGATAAGAGCCTCATTGTTTTTCCCTAG
- the LOC123923741 gene encoding tRNA-dihydrouridine(20) synthase [NAD(P)+]-like, producing the protein MDYHNKLILAPMVRVGTLPLRLLAAEYGADITYGEEIVDHKIVKCDRRINELLGSTDFVEKGTESVVFRTCDQEKDKVVFQIGTSDAVRALTAAQLVCNDVAAIDINMGCPKPFSLSGGMGAALLSKPELISDILTTLRRNLTLPVTCKIRLLKSPHDTVELARRIEKTGVHAIAVHGRHVLDRPRDPAKWSGIADVASALSIPVIANGDVFEYDDFQRIKSATGASSVMAARGALWNPSIFSPEGKVSYEIMEKEYIRKCILWDNDIRSTKHTLRDMKSHYTSLEVPFWRAVVKAESTADVAELYGEQEYYKEHYRLIKSDSNKGYR; encoded by the exons ATGGATTACCACAACAAACTCATTCTTGCTCCTATGGTTCGCGTT GGCACTCTTCCACTTAGATTACTAGCTGCTGAATATGGTGCAGATATCACTTACGGTGAGGAAATCGTTGACCATAAAATTGTCAAATGCGACCGCCGAATCAATG AACTCCTTGGATCCACTGACTTTGTGGAGAAAGGGACGGAAAGTGTTGTGTTCAGAACCTGTGATCAAGAAAAAGATAAAGTTGTGTTTCAAATAGGCACATCTGATGCCGTGAGGGCCCTAACTGCTGCTCAGTTAGT GTGTAATGATGTTGCTGCAATAGATATTAACATGGGATGCCCCAAGCCATTTTCTTTGAGTGGTGGGATGGGTGCTGCTCTGTTGTCCAAGCCAGAGCTTATTAGTGAT ATCTTAACAACACTACGGAGGAATTTGACTCTACCAGTAACATGTAAGATCCGGCTACTAAAATCACCGCATGATACAGTGGAACTAGCCAGGCGGATTGAGAAAACTGGTGTTCATGCTATTGCAGTCCATGGAAG ACATGTCTTAGATAGGCCCAGAGATCCGGCAAAATGGAGTGGAATTGCTGATGTTGCATCAGCATTATCTATTCCAGTTATAGCAAATGGTGATGTCTTCGAGTATGATGATTTCCAACGCATTAAATCTGCAACAG GTGCCTCGTCGGTGATGGCTGCAAGAGGGGCACTTTGGAATCCTTCAATATTTTCACCTGAAGGCAAAGTTTCTTATGAAATTATGGAAAAGGAGTACATTAGGAAG TGCATCTTGTGGGATAATGATATTAGAAGCACCAAGCATACATTAAGAGACATGAAGTCACATTATACGTCTCTTGAAGTCCCTTTTTGGAGGGCTGTGGTTAAAGCAGAGTCCACAGCAGATGTAGC GGAACTCTACGGGGAGCAAGAATACTACAAAGAACACTACCGATTAATAAAATCAGATTCCAACAAAGGGTAtagataa